The Brachionichthys hirsutus isolate HB-005 chromosome 8, CSIRO-AGI_Bhir_v1, whole genome shotgun sequence genome contains a region encoding:
- the barx1 gene encoding homeobox protein BarH-like 1, producing the protein MLRRPHSQIMQHPLDMAAHYFPPELHPDHRTHRYRSFMIEEILTDHPGHKASAPAGELLKFGVHALLSARPLHSQLVLKADQTSLLKFPISPLSCSLGSPLGSPLLAAGLHVGPASHHLPLDLHLRGKLEHGADGGSKTKKGRRSRTVFTELQLMGLEKRFEKQKYLSTPDRIDLAESLGLSQLQVKTWYQNRRMKWKKIVLQGGGLESPTKPKGRPKKNSIPSSEQLSEQERSAADADPRSEGAGPHAESTQEE; encoded by the exons ATGTTGAGGCGGCCGCACAGCCAGATTATGCAGCATCCTTTGGACATGGCGGCTCATTACTTTCCTCCAGAGCTGCATCCGGATCACAGAACGCACCGCTACAGGAGCTTCATGATCGAGGAGATCCTGACAGATCACCCGGGGCACAAAGCTTCTGCTCCGGCAGGGGAGCTCCTGAAGTTCGGCGTCCACGCACTCCTGTCCGCCCGGCCTCTCCACAGCCAGCTGG tgttaAAGGCCGACCAGACGAGTCTCCTCAAGTTCCCCATATCGCCGCTGTCCTGCTCCCTGGGCTCCCCGCTGGGCTCCCCGCTGCTGGCCGCCGGCCTCCATGTCGGCCCGGCGTCTCACCACCTGCCGCTGGACCTGCACCTCCGTGGGAAGCTGGAGCACGGAGCCGACGGGGGCAGCAAGACCAAGAAGGGGCGCCGGAGCCGCACCGTGTTCACCGAGCTGCAGCTGATGGGTCTGGAGAAACGCTTCGAGAAGCAGAAGTACCTGTCCACGCCTGACAG AATAGATCTGGCCGAGTCTCTGGGTCTCAGTCAGCTGCAGGTGAAAACGTGGTACCAGAACCGGAGGATGAAGTGGAAGAAAATC gtgctgcagggcgGCGGCTTGGAGTCGCCCACCAAACCAAAAGGCCGGCCGAAGAAGAACTCCATCCCCAGCAGCGAGCAGCTGTCCGAGCAGGAGCGGTCCGCCGCGGACGCCGACCCCCGCTCCGAGGGCGCCGGCCCCCACGCAGAGAGCACTCAGGAGGAATGA